The Ailuropoda melanoleuca isolate Jingjing chromosome 9, ASM200744v2, whole genome shotgun sequence genome includes a region encoding these proteins:
- the OTUD6B gene encoding deubiquitinase OTUD6B isoform X2, whose product MAPQVKVEGWKVLGSRWCRFLPALVRGYLVVMEAVLAEELDEEEQLVRRHRKEKKELQAKIQGMKNAVPKNDKKRRKQLTEDVAKLEAEMEQKHKEELEQLKLNSKIDSVAVNISNLVLESQPPRISKAQKRRDKKAALEKEREERIAEAEIENLSGARHIESEKLAEILAARQLEIKQIPSDGHCMYRAIEDQLKEQKCPLTVAVLRSQTAEYIQGHVEDFLPFLTNPNTGDMYTPEEFRKYCDDIVNTAAWGGQLELRALSHILQTPIEIIQADSPPIVVGEEYPKNPLILVYMRHAYGLGEHYNSVTQLVNTATENCS is encoded by the exons ATGGCACCTCAGGTGAAGGTTGAGGGGTGGAAAGTGCTTGGTAGCCGGTGGTGCAGGTTTCTACCAGCGCTTGTGCGGGGTTACTTGGTCGTCATGGAGGCAGTGTTGGCGGAGGAACTTGATGAGGAGGAACAGTTAGTGAGAAGGCAtcgtaaagaaaagaaagagttgcAAG CCAAAATTCAGGGTATGAAGAATGCTGTGCCCAAGAATGACAAAAAGAGGAGGAAGCAACTCACTGAAGATGTTGCTAAGTTGGAAGCAGAAATGGAACAGAAACATAAAGAAGAACTGGAGCAACTGAAGCTGAATTCTAAG atagaTTCTGTTGCTGTTAACATTTCAAACTTGGTTCTTGAGAGTCAGCCACCTCGGATATCAAAAGCACAAAAGAGACGG GACAAAAAAGCTGCATTGGAAAAGGAGCGGGAAGAAAGGATAGCTGAAGCTGAAATTGAGAACTTATCTGGAGCTAGACACATAGAAAGTGAAAAACTTGCTGAAATACTGGCAGCTAGACAGTTAGAAATTAAACAGATTCCATCTGATGGCCACTGTATGTATAGAGCCATTGAAGATCAGCTGAAAGAACAGAAATGCCCCTTGACTGTGGCTGTCTTGAGAAGTCAAACTGCTGAATATATACAGGGCCACGTGGAAGACTTTCTGCCATTTTTAACAAATCCTAATACAGGAGATATGTATACGCCAG aagaGTTTAGAAAGTACTGTGATGATATTGTCAACACAGCTGCATGGGGAGGTCAGCTTGAG cTGAGAGCTTTGTCTCACATTTTGCAAACACCAATAGAGATAATACAGGCAGATTCTCCTCCTATTGTAGTTGGTGAAGAATATCCAAAAAACCCATTAATACTTGT aTATATGAGACATGCATACGGCTTAGGAGAACATTACAATTCTGTTACACAGTTGGTGAACACAGCTACTGAAAATTGCAGCTAG
- the OTUD6B gene encoding deubiquitinase OTUD6B isoform X1 produces MAPQVKVEGWKVLGSRWCRFLPALVRGYLVVMEAVLAEELDEEEQLVRRHRKEKKELQAKIQGMKNAVPKNDKKRRKQLTEDVAKLEAEMEQKHKEELEQLKLNSKESKIDSVAVNISNLVLESQPPRISKAQKRRDKKAALEKEREERIAEAEIENLSGARHIESEKLAEILAARQLEIKQIPSDGHCMYRAIEDQLKEQKCPLTVAVLRSQTAEYIQGHVEDFLPFLTNPNTGDMYTPEEFRKYCDDIVNTAAWGGQLELRALSHILQTPIEIIQADSPPIVVGEEYPKNPLILVYMRHAYGLGEHYNSVTQLVNTATENCS; encoded by the exons ATGGCACCTCAGGTGAAGGTTGAGGGGTGGAAAGTGCTTGGTAGCCGGTGGTGCAGGTTTCTACCAGCGCTTGTGCGGGGTTACTTGGTCGTCATGGAGGCAGTGTTGGCGGAGGAACTTGATGAGGAGGAACAGTTAGTGAGAAGGCAtcgtaaagaaaagaaagagttgcAAG CCAAAATTCAGGGTATGAAGAATGCTGTGCCCAAGAATGACAAAAAGAGGAGGAAGCAACTCACTGAAGATGTTGCTAAGTTGGAAGCAGAAATGGAACAGAAACATAAAGAAGAACTGGAGCAACTGAAGCTGAATTCTAAGGAAAGTAAA atagaTTCTGTTGCTGTTAACATTTCAAACTTGGTTCTTGAGAGTCAGCCACCTCGGATATCAAAAGCACAAAAGAGACGG GACAAAAAAGCTGCATTGGAAAAGGAGCGGGAAGAAAGGATAGCTGAAGCTGAAATTGAGAACTTATCTGGAGCTAGACACATAGAAAGTGAAAAACTTGCTGAAATACTGGCAGCTAGACAGTTAGAAATTAAACAGATTCCATCTGATGGCCACTGTATGTATAGAGCCATTGAAGATCAGCTGAAAGAACAGAAATGCCCCTTGACTGTGGCTGTCTTGAGAAGTCAAACTGCTGAATATATACAGGGCCACGTGGAAGACTTTCTGCCATTTTTAACAAATCCTAATACAGGAGATATGTATACGCCAG aagaGTTTAGAAAGTACTGTGATGATATTGTCAACACAGCTGCATGGGGAGGTCAGCTTGAG cTGAGAGCTTTGTCTCACATTTTGCAAACACCAATAGAGATAATACAGGCAGATTCTCCTCCTATTGTAGTTGGTGAAGAATATCCAAAAAACCCATTAATACTTGT aTATATGAGACATGCATACGGCTTAGGAGAACATTACAATTCTGTTACACAGTTGGTGAACACAGCTACTGAAAATTGCAGCTAG
- the OTUD6B gene encoding deubiquitinase OTUD6B isoform X3 codes for MAPQVKVEGWKVLGSRWCRFLPALVRGYLVVMEAVLAEELDEEEQLVRRHRKEKKELQAKIQGMKNAVPKNDKKRRKQLTEDVAKLEAEMEQKHKEELEQLKLNSKESKIDSVAVNISNLVLESQPPRISKAQKRRDKKAALEKEREERIAEAEIENLSGARHIESEKLAEILAARQLEIKQIPSDGHCMYRAIEDQLKEQKCPLTVAVLRSQTAEYIQGHVEDFLPFLTNPNTGDMYTPEEFRKYCDDIVNTAAWGGQLE; via the exons ATGGCACCTCAGGTGAAGGTTGAGGGGTGGAAAGTGCTTGGTAGCCGGTGGTGCAGGTTTCTACCAGCGCTTGTGCGGGGTTACTTGGTCGTCATGGAGGCAGTGTTGGCGGAGGAACTTGATGAGGAGGAACAGTTAGTGAGAAGGCAtcgtaaagaaaagaaagagttgcAAG CCAAAATTCAGGGTATGAAGAATGCTGTGCCCAAGAATGACAAAAAGAGGAGGAAGCAACTCACTGAAGATGTTGCTAAGTTGGAAGCAGAAATGGAACAGAAACATAAAGAAGAACTGGAGCAACTGAAGCTGAATTCTAAGGAAAGTAAA atagaTTCTGTTGCTGTTAACATTTCAAACTTGGTTCTTGAGAGTCAGCCACCTCGGATATCAAAAGCACAAAAGAGACGG GACAAAAAAGCTGCATTGGAAAAGGAGCGGGAAGAAAGGATAGCTGAAGCTGAAATTGAGAACTTATCTGGAGCTAGACACATAGAAAGTGAAAAACTTGCTGAAATACTGGCAGCTAGACAGTTAGAAATTAAACAGATTCCATCTGATGGCCACTGTATGTATAGAGCCATTGAAGATCAGCTGAAAGAACAGAAATGCCCCTTGACTGTGGCTGTCTTGAGAAGTCAAACTGCTGAATATATACAGGGCCACGTGGAAGACTTTCTGCCATTTTTAACAAATCCTAATACAGGAGATATGTATACGCCAG aagaGTTTAGAAAGTACTGTGATGATATTGTCAACACAGCTGCATGGGGAGGTCAGCTTGAG taa
- the OTUD6B gene encoding deubiquitinase OTUD6B isoform X4 has product MISKDKKAALEKEREERIAEAEIENLSGARHIESEKLAEILAARQLEIKQIPSDGHCMYRAIEDQLKEQKCPLTVAVLRSQTAEYIQGHVEDFLPFLTNPNTGDMYTPEEFRKYCDDIVNTAAWGGQLELRALSHILQTPIEIIQADSPPIVVGEEYPKNPLILVYMRHAYGLGEHYNSVTQLVNTATENCS; this is encoded by the exons ATGATATCCAAG GACAAAAAAGCTGCATTGGAAAAGGAGCGGGAAGAAAGGATAGCTGAAGCTGAAATTGAGAACTTATCTGGAGCTAGACACATAGAAAGTGAAAAACTTGCTGAAATACTGGCAGCTAGACAGTTAGAAATTAAACAGATTCCATCTGATGGCCACTGTATGTATAGAGCCATTGAAGATCAGCTGAAAGAACAGAAATGCCCCTTGACTGTGGCTGTCTTGAGAAGTCAAACTGCTGAATATATACAGGGCCACGTGGAAGACTTTCTGCCATTTTTAACAAATCCTAATACAGGAGATATGTATACGCCAG aagaGTTTAGAAAGTACTGTGATGATATTGTCAACACAGCTGCATGGGGAGGTCAGCTTGAG cTGAGAGCTTTGTCTCACATTTTGCAAACACCAATAGAGATAATACAGGCAGATTCTCCTCCTATTGTAGTTGGTGAAGAATATCCAAAAAACCCATTAATACTTGT aTATATGAGACATGCATACGGCTTAGGAGAACATTACAATTCTGTTACACAGTTGGTGAACACAGCTACTGAAAATTGCAGCTAG